The sequence below is a genomic window from Oceanispirochaeta sp..
TACGGAAAACAGGAAAAACTAGGTATGGTCATGCCTCAAAAGAAGAAACTGAAAAAGCTTGAAGACCGAATAAGATTAATTACCCGGCGAAATCGTGGTGTAAGGATTGAAACGGTCATAGCCGAGCTTAACAGTATATTCAGAGGATGGATTGGATACTTTGCGAGAAGCTCCATGAAGAAATACCTTGAACGTTTGATGGAATGGACAAGAAGACGAATCCGTCAATATCTATGGAAGCAGTGGAAGAATGGCAAGAACCGGAAACATCGCCTGA
It includes:
- a CDS encoding group II intron maturase-specific domain-containing protein, whose product is YGKQEKLGMVMPQKKKLKKLEDRIRLITRRNRGVRIETVIAELNSIFRGWIGYFARSSMKKYLERLMEWTRRRIRQYLWKQWKNGKNRKHRLRQLGVSDSVLKHWKLGSNSYWKMAGVLNPLLRNEVIHNHFGLLDVAGFYKRLHTKRMEYDRVVLDCRYHSLFG